The region GCAAGCGCATGTAGACCGGCCCCTGATGTGCGGCGATGGCCGGCACTGCCTGTTCGATTTCCAGCGCATCGCAAGGGTCGACGATCATCAGGTTCGGCATGGCGCGAAAGATGGCCAGGTCATCGGTTGCCTGGTGGCTTGGGCCATAACCGGTGGTGAGGCCGGGCAAGCCGCAGACAATTTTTACATTGAGATTCTCTTCGGCAATGGCCATGCAGATGAAGTCATAGGCGCGGCGAGAGGCAAACACGGCGTAGGTGGTGGCGAAAGGTACGAAGCCTTCACGCGCCATCCCGGCCGCGGCACTCATGAGCAATTGCTCGGCCATGCCCATTTGATAGAAACGCTCCGGGTGGGCCTTGGCGAAAATGTGCAGGTCGGTGTACTTGGACAAGTCGGCTGACAGGCCGACGATGTCCTGGCGTTGATTTGCCAGTTCAGCGAGCGCGTGACCAAAGGGTGCCGACTTTGTGGCCTGGCCTTCAGAGGCAATCGAGGCAATCATTGCCGAGGTCGTGAGGCGTTTTTTTGCCGGGGTATTGGCAGCGTTATTCATTGTTTTTTCCTTCCTCAAGGTTGCTCAGTGCCAGGTCCCATTCGTGCTCTTCCACGCGAATGAAATGAGTCTTCTCGCGGGTTTCCAGAAACGGCACCCCCTTGCCCATCCGGGTATCGCAGATGATGACCCGAGGTTGGGGTCCGGCATGGCT is a window of Pseudomonas taetrolens DNA encoding:
- a CDS encoding transketolase family protein yields the protein MNNAANTPAKKRLTTSAMIASIASEGQATKSAPFGHALAELANQRQDIVGLSADLSKYTDLHIFAKAHPERFYQMGMAEQLLMSAAAGMAREGFVPFATTYAVFASRRAYDFICMAIAEENLNVKIVCGLPGLTTGYGPSHQATDDLAIFRAMPNLMIVDPCDALEIEQAVPAIAAHQGPVYMRLLRGNVPLVLDEYGYTFEIGKAKTLRTGNDVLIISTGLMTMRALEAAKLLQADGVDVAVLHVPTIKPLDEQTILAEARKPGRLVVTAENHSIIGGLGEAVATVLLRNGVTPTFRQIALPDAFLDAGALPTLHDRYGISTNAVSARIKAWL